ACATTGGGATTTCATTTGTCATTGGGATTTGGACATTGGGATTTTTATTCTTTGGCTTCATTATTTTCCTTAACATTATCTAAACATATACATTCCTTATTTCCCTATAGGGTGAATAGTTACAATCTATCTTAAATTTTTCTCTGAAATCTTTTGCCTCATACCTTTCTGCTTTTCCTTCATCAATCAGACGCTGAACTTCTTCATCATCATCACTTTCCAATAACTCAAAAATCTTATTTATAAACTTTTTGCTTATATAAACATTACCTTTATCAAACTCTTTTATAAACATTTCATAAGAATGGATAAATCTGTCAATTGAATTACAGAAGGCATAGAAACTGCTTTCAAGCCTTTTAACCAGCAGAATCTTCATAAATTTTCCCATATTCCTTTGAGATAATTCTTCTGGTTGTGAAATCTTACCCTGGTAGTATTCAGGAACCAGGGGTGTATAACGGCTATACTTGAAGTTTTTGGTAATTAACTGGATTGTCCTGGTAAAAATCCTATCCTCTTCTTCGCTAAACTCATAATACAATGGCACAGGGTCTTGTATCTCAGGGAATTTAATATTATTGTTTTTTAAATCTTTTTCAAAATATTTTTCAATTTCATTTCGGGTTCGGCGCACCATAAGATATTTTAAGACCTTTTCCCTTATTTCTTTTGCATTTGCTTTTATGGTTTTAATATATTCATCGTAATTTTCCTGCTTATCAATCTTCTTTATTTTGTCATAGAGCCGATTAAAGAAACCTTCTAAATTAGGAAGATTGGGGATTGTGCTTTTTCTGGCATTCTGGAAGAGTTTAATCTGATTGAAGATATCCTTTGGTGAATTATTGTAAGGGGTTGCAGTAACAAGAATAACCTTTTTGCTACGACAAATCTGGGCGAGTTCTTCATAACCAGTGGTTGTCTCGGTTCTAAAGCGGTGTGCTTCATCTACAATAATATTTTCGTATTCCCTTTTTTCTATTTCCTTTAATGCCTCATCAAGTTTACCTGTGGATATAAAATTAGCCGGGATATGAAAATCAGAAAAGGCATTTGGCCAGGAACCTGGATTATTCTTATTAAGTAGTGCAGGAGGGGCAATAACGAGGGTTCTCCCTTCAAGTTGCCCTGCAAGTATAGCCGCAATATAGGTTTTGCCCAATCCTACCACATCAGAAATAAAGACCCCACCATATTCTTCCAAAATCTTCTTTGCATTCAAAACCGCTTGCTCTTGATATTCAAATCTTTTAAAA
The sequence above is drawn from the bacterium genome and encodes:
- a CDS encoding phospholipase D-like domain-containing protein, producing MNTDLTFITNEEGQTLKERFNILIKDSRFFDCLVGYFYPSGFYAIYNALEKTEKIRVLIGIKTSKETYDLLETASGQTQLQLSHRETKEEIQDIIEKELADSEDNQQVEQGVYKFIEWVKNGKLQIRAYPSQNIHAKLYIMTFKEGDRDVGRVITGSSNFTETGLVDNLEFNVELKNRVDYEFARKKFEELWKDAVDVGEEFVQTIPKTWLNPNITPYELYLKFLYEYFKDELNLIDKVFVKYLPEDFKRFEYQEQAVLNAKKILEEYGGVFISDVVGLGKTYIAAILAGQLEGRTLVIAPPALLNKNNPGSWPNAFSDFHIPANFISTGKLDEALKEIEKREYENIIVDEAHRFRTETTTGYEELAQICRSKKVILVTATPYNNSPKDIFNQIKLFQNARKSTIPNLPNLEGFFNRLYDKIKKIDKQENYDEYIKTIKANAKEIREKVLKYLMVRRTRNEIEKYFEKDLKNNNIKFPEIQDPVPLYYEFSEEEDRIFTRTIQLITKNFKYSRYTPLVPEYYQGKISQPEELSQRNMGKFMKILLVKRLESSFYAFCNSIDRFIHSYEMFIKEFDKGNVYISKKFINKIFELLESDDDEEVQRLIDEGKAERYEAKDFREKFKIDCNYSPYREIRNVYV